Proteins co-encoded in one Corylus avellana chromosome ca9, CavTom2PMs-1.0 genomic window:
- the LOC132162338 gene encoding protein FAR-RED ELONGATED HYPOCOTYL 3-like, translating to MNAFFDGYLHPSTTLKQFVDQYDLALRKKVENETHVDFKSFTTKVRCLTFYHFEKQFQKLYTNTKFKEVQVEIMHIIYCTVSLLTKEGSICTCQVIEQVKVQNAVVEDAYMKLVTYVVYFNGVEDEFEVKCTCDLFESRGIVCRHVFSVLCAHNITSLPPKYYLDRWRKDVKRRYTLIKSSFDALSANPEVERYDNLCKRMLTLAEVAARNVDHYTKVNKHIDMLMNDLRGSSPPSLALSDVSLACNEFIDDVELAVDGDEVHSPNVAKKRGRLPHKRKMFAVEKSTVKNSNPNQRKPKKKTSHGDDVPHSDVFETQESATTQDMWPLALLER from the exons ATGAATGCCTTTTTTGATGGCTATCTACATCCGTCTACCACTTTGAAGCAATTTGTTGATCAATATGATCTTGCTTTGCGGAAGAAGGTTGAGAATGAGACTCATGTAGATTTTAAGTCTTTTACTACTAAGGTTCGATGTCTAACCTTCTATCATTTTGAgaaacaatttcaaaaactttacaCCAATACCAAATTCAAAGAAGTTCAGGTTGAGATAATGCACATAATTTATTGTACTGTCTCCCTTTTGACTAAAGAAGGTTCAATTTGCACTTGCCAAGTGATTGAACAGGTAAAAGTTCAAAATGCAGTCGTTGAAGATGCTTATATGAAATTAGTAACATATGTTGTATACTTCAATGGAGTTGAAGAtgaatttgaagtaaaatgcACATGTGACTTATTTGAATCAAGAGGCATCGTGTGCAGACATGTCTTTTCTGTATTGTGTGCACATAACATTACATCTTTACCACCCAAATATTATCTTGATCGTTGGAGGAAGGATGTGAAGCGAAGATATACTTTAattaaaagtagttttgatGCGTTGAGTGCCAATCCCGAAGTAGAAAGATATGACAACTTGTGCAAACGTATGCTTACATTAGCAGAGGTCGCTGCAAGAAACGTGGATCACTACACAAAAGTTAATAAGCATATTGATATGTTAATGAATGACTTACGTGGTTCAAGTCCACCTTCTCTTGCACTTTCAGACGTATCTTTAGCATGTAATGAATTCATTGATGATGTTGAGTTGGCAGTAGATGGTGATGAAGTTCATAGTCCCAATGTAGCTAAAAAAAGAGGAAGGTTACCGCATAAAAGGAAGATGTTTGCGGTGGAAAAATCGACAGTGAAAAACAGTAATCCCAATCAAAGGAAACCAAAAAAGAAG ACTTCCCATGGAGATGATGTTCCACACAGTGATGTTTTTGAAACTCAAGAGAGTGCAACTACTCAg GATATGTGGCCACTTGCACTATTGGAGCGGTGA